The following are encoded together in the Pseudomonas sediminis genome:
- a CDS encoding acyl-CoA synthetase encodes MSIYEQGLGRAAVNHVALSPLSFIERTAAVYPHYPAVVHGSIRRNWAETYARCRRLASALAGRGIGQGDTVAVMLPNIPAMLEVHFGVPMIGAVLNTLNVRLDAEAISFMLQHGEAKVVIADREFFDVIHAAIGMLDHPPLVIDVDDPEYGEGQAVSDLDYEAFLAEGDPEFAWQWPTDEWQAISLNYTSGTTGNPKGVVYHHRGAFLNAMGNQMTWAMGNHPVYLWTLPMFHCNGWCYPWTITALAGVHVFLRRVDPAKILTLIRDEQVTHLCGAPIVLNALVNMPAEAKAAIDHPVKAMVAGAAPPAKVIGAVEEMGIAVTHVYGLTEVYGPVTLCAWHAEWDELPLEQRATIKARQGVRYPTLEGVMVADPKTLEPVPRDGQTIGEIFMRGNTVMKGYLKNPSATAEAFEGGWFHTGDLGVCHADGYVEIRDRLKDIIISGGENISTIEVEGVLYRHPAVLEAAVVARPDEKWGETPCAFITLKTGQQASDSEIMSFCREHLAGFKVPKTVVFTQLPKTSTGKIQKFVLRDMAKAL; translated from the coding sequence ATGTCGATCTACGAGCAGGGCCTCGGCCGCGCCGCCGTCAACCACGTCGCCCTCAGTCCCCTGAGCTTCATCGAACGTACAGCGGCGGTATACCCGCACTACCCGGCCGTAGTGCATGGCTCGATTCGTCGCAACTGGGCCGAGACCTACGCGCGCTGCCGGCGCCTGGCCTCGGCACTGGCCGGCCGTGGCATCGGCCAGGGCGACACGGTGGCGGTGATGCTGCCGAACATCCCGGCGATGCTCGAAGTGCATTTCGGCGTGCCAATGATCGGCGCGGTGCTCAACACCCTCAACGTGCGCCTGGATGCCGAAGCCATCTCTTTCATGCTGCAGCACGGCGAAGCCAAGGTGGTGATCGCCGACCGCGAGTTCTTCGATGTGATCCACGCCGCCATCGGCATGCTCGATCACCCGCCGCTGGTGATCGACGTCGACGACCCCGAGTACGGCGAAGGCCAGGCAGTCAGCGATCTGGACTACGAGGCCTTCCTCGCCGAAGGCGACCCGGAATTCGCCTGGCAGTGGCCGACGGACGAGTGGCAGGCCATCAGCCTCAACTACACCTCCGGCACCACCGGCAACCCCAAGGGCGTGGTCTATCACCACCGCGGCGCCTTCCTCAACGCCATGGGCAACCAGATGACCTGGGCCATGGGCAACCACCCGGTCTACCTGTGGACGCTGCCGATGTTCCACTGCAACGGTTGGTGCTACCCCTGGACGATCACCGCCCTGGCGGGCGTGCACGTGTTCCTGCGCCGCGTCGACCCGGCGAAGATCCTCACCCTGATCCGTGACGAACAGGTCACCCACCTATGCGGCGCGCCCATCGTGCTCAATGCGCTGGTGAACATGCCGGCCGAGGCCAAGGCGGCCATCGATCATCCGGTCAAGGCCATGGTCGCCGGCGCTGCGCCACCCGCCAAGGTGATCGGCGCGGTGGAAGAAATGGGCATCGCCGTGACCCACGTCTACGGCCTCACCGAGGTCTACGGCCCGGTAACCCTGTGCGCCTGGCACGCCGAATGGGACGAACTGCCGCTGGAACAACGCGCCACCATCAAGGCGCGCCAGGGCGTGCGCTACCCGACCCTGGAAGGGGTGATGGTCGCCGACCCGAAAACCCTGGAGCCGGTGCCGCGTGACGGTCAGACCATTGGCGAGATCTTCATGCGCGGCAACACGGTGATGAAGGGCTACCTGAAGAACCCCAGCGCCACCGCCGAGGCCTTCGAGGGTGGCTGGTTCCACACCGGAGACCTGGGCGTGTGCCACGCTGACGGCTACGTGGAAATCCGCGACCGCCTCAAGGACATCATCATCTCCGGCGGCGAGAACATCTCCACCATCGAGGTCGAGGGCGTGCTCTATCGCCACCCGGCGGTGCTGGAGGCGGCCGTGGTCGCCCGCCCGGACGAGAAATGGGGCGAGACGCCCTGCGCCTTCATCACCCTGAAGACCGGCCAGCAGGCCAGCGACAGCGAGATCATGAGCTTCTGCCGCGAGCACCTGGCCGGCTTCAAGGTGCCCAAGACCGTGGTCTTCACCCAGTTGCCGAAGACCAGCACCGGCAAGATCCAGAAGTTCGTCCTGCGCGATATGGCCAAGGCGCTGTAG
- a CDS encoding solute carrier family 23 protein has protein sequence MQIFKRRDGDEQPHWPLGPFKLRLPFVHYRWETAEMLQALIMFVVSLAMIPLLEKYLGLPYDVALAYVVVCGIGFMLPALLGVPFVPGWITPGIPVVLLFLGNFEPGPQAIQALFALQFLVFVIFLVLGVTRLGSALVRLIPNSMKGGIIIGAGIAALMGEISAGGRLANTPISLVLGSLICLYLMFSVSFKGLTERVPMARKIVNYGMVPGMLIAIFIGIGVGEYKMPDVKWGITAPAFGEMWNYLPFNVGFPGLDVFLLAVPTAVIAYVIAFGDIIVGQSLMQRADELRTDEVIENNVDRVHLVTAIRNALHAFFAPYPGLAGPLWTAVAATMAERYKYGRKAMDSIYSGAGTFWITGFAALFMLPLVSFFQPVLPIALSLTLILTGYICLMVGFEQLNNNTERGIAGTMGVVLAVYGAGWGLAAGAALYILVERTHLLKFTSVKDKPQSSAEAD, from the coding sequence ATGCAAATTTTCAAGCGCCGTGACGGCGACGAGCAACCGCACTGGCCTCTGGGCCCGTTCAAGCTGCGCCTGCCCTTCGTGCATTACCGCTGGGAAACCGCCGAGATGCTGCAGGCGCTGATCATGTTCGTGGTCAGCCTGGCGATGATCCCGCTGCTGGAGAAATACCTCGGCCTGCCCTACGACGTGGCCCTGGCTTACGTGGTGGTGTGCGGCATCGGCTTCATGCTGCCGGCGTTGCTCGGCGTGCCCTTCGTACCCGGCTGGATCACTCCAGGCATTCCCGTAGTACTGCTGTTTCTTGGCAATTTCGAACCCGGCCCGCAGGCCATCCAGGCGCTGTTCGCCCTGCAATTCCTGGTGTTCGTGATCTTCCTCGTGCTCGGCGTCACCCGCCTGGGCAGCGCCCTGGTACGGCTGATCCCCAACTCAATGAAAGGCGGCATCATCATCGGCGCCGGCATCGCCGCACTGATGGGCGAGATCAGCGCCGGCGGCCGCCTGGCCAACACGCCGATTTCCCTGGTGCTGGGCAGCCTGATCTGCCTGTACCTGATGTTCTCCGTGTCGTTCAAAGGCCTGACCGAGCGCGTGCCAATGGCGCGCAAGATCGTCAACTACGGCATGGTGCCGGGCATGCTGATCGCCATTTTCATCGGTATCGGCGTGGGCGAGTACAAGATGCCGGACGTGAAATGGGGCATCACCGCGCCGGCCTTCGGCGAGATGTGGAACTACCTGCCGTTCAACGTCGGCTTCCCCGGCCTCGACGTGTTCCTGCTGGCCGTGCCCACGGCGGTGATTGCCTACGTGATCGCCTTCGGCGACATCATCGTCGGCCAGTCGCTGATGCAGCGCGCCGATGAACTGCGCACCGACGAGGTGATCGAAAACAACGTCGACCGCGTACACTTGGTGACCGCCATCCGCAACGCCCTGCACGCCTTCTTCGCGCCCTACCCTGGCCTGGCCGGTCCGCTGTGGACGGCGGTGGCGGCAACCATGGCCGAGCGCTACAAGTACGGCCGCAAGGCGATGGACTCGATCTACAGCGGCGCCGGCACCTTCTGGATCACCGGCTTCGCCGCGCTGTTCATGCTGCCGCTGGTCAGTTTCTTCCAGCCGGTACTGCCGATCGCCCTGTCGCTGACGCTGATCCTCACCGGCTATATCTGCCTGATGGTCGGCTTCGAGCAACTGAACAACAACACCGAGCGCGGCATCGCCGGCACCATGGGTGTGGTGCTCGCTGTCTACGGCGCGGGCTGGGGCCTGGCTGCAGGCGCGGCGCTGTACATCCTGGTCGAACGCACCCATCTGCTTAAATTCACCAGCGTCAAGGATAAGCCGCAAAGTTCGGCGGAAGCCGACTGA
- a CDS encoding acyl-CoA dehydrogenase C-terminal domain-containing protein, with the protein MPEFNAPLRDMRFVLHDVFQAPSLWARLPALAETVDADTADAILEEAAKVTGSLIAPLNRSGDEEGAQWIDGDVRTPAGFREAYATYTEGGWVGLSGNPQYGGMGMPKMLAVAFEEMLYAAGSSFALYSALSSGACLAIDAHASEELKTTYLPPMYEGRWAGSMCLTEAHAGTDLGIIRTRAEPQADGSYRITGSKIFITGGEQDLTENIIHLVLAKLPDAPAGPKGISLFLVPKVMVNADGSPGERNTVSCGSIEHKMGIKASATCVMNFDGATGYLIGEVNKGLAAMFTMMNYERLSIGIQGIGCAEASYQSAVSYARERIQSRAATGPVAKDKIADPIIVHADVRRMLLTMKALNEGGRAFACYVGQQLDLAKYFEDASERQNAEALVALLTPVAKAFFTDTGLESCVHGQQVFGGHGYIREWGQEQLVRDVRIAQIYEGTNGIQALDLLGRKVVANGGAALRLFAGEVRDFAHAHESPFGDRLMEALERLEAVSGWLLEQAKSEPNAVGAASVEYLHLFGYVAYAYMWARMATVAQSKLGEDEAFYGSKLATAEFFFARLLPRTLSLEASIRGGSQPLYGLAAEQF; encoded by the coding sequence ATGCCCGAGTTCAACGCCCCGCTGCGCGATATGCGCTTCGTCCTCCATGACGTCTTCCAGGCGCCGAGCCTGTGGGCACGTCTGCCGGCCCTGGCGGAAACCGTCGATGCCGACACCGCCGACGCCATCCTCGAAGAGGCGGCCAAGGTCACCGGCAGCCTGATCGCACCGCTCAATCGCAGCGGCGACGAGGAAGGCGCGCAATGGATCGATGGCGACGTGCGCACCCCGGCCGGTTTCCGCGAGGCCTACGCCACCTACACCGAAGGCGGCTGGGTGGGCCTTTCTGGTAACCCGCAGTACGGCGGCATGGGCATGCCCAAGATGCTCGCCGTGGCCTTCGAGGAAATGCTCTATGCCGCCGGCTCCAGCTTCGCGCTGTATTCCGCGCTGAGTTCCGGCGCCTGCCTGGCAATCGACGCCCACGCCAGCGAAGAGTTGAAAACCACCTATCTGCCACCGATGTACGAAGGCCGCTGGGCCGGCTCCATGTGCCTGACCGAGGCCCATGCCGGCACCGACCTGGGCATCATCCGCACCCGCGCCGAGCCGCAGGCCGACGGCAGCTACAGGATCACCGGCAGCAAGATCTTTATCACTGGTGGTGAGCAGGATCTGACCGAGAACATCATCCATCTGGTGCTGGCCAAGCTGCCGGACGCACCGGCCGGGCCGAAAGGCATCTCGCTGTTTCTGGTGCCCAAGGTGATGGTCAATGCCGACGGCAGCCCGGGCGAGCGCAACACCGTAAGCTGCGGCTCCATCGAGCACAAGATGGGCATCAAGGCTTCGGCCACCTGCGTGATGAACTTCGACGGCGCCACCGGCTACCTGATCGGCGAAGTCAACAAGGGCCTGGCGGCGATGTTCACCATGATGAACTACGAGCGCCTGTCCATCGGCATCCAGGGCATCGGCTGCGCCGAGGCCTCCTATCAGTCGGCCGTCAGCTATGCCCGCGAGCGTATCCAGAGTCGCGCCGCCACCGGTCCGGTGGCGAAGGACAAGATCGCCGACCCGATCATCGTCCATGCCGACGTACGCCGCATGCTGCTGACCATGAAGGCGCTGAACGAGGGCGGTCGTGCCTTTGCCTGCTACGTTGGCCAGCAGCTCGACCTGGCCAAGTACTTCGAGGATGCCAGCGAACGGCAAAACGCCGAAGCCCTGGTGGCCCTGCTGACTCCGGTGGCCAAGGCCTTCTTCACCGACACTGGCCTGGAAAGCTGCGTGCACGGCCAGCAGGTGTTCGGTGGCCACGGCTATATCCGCGAGTGGGGCCAGGAGCAGCTGGTGCGCGACGTGCGCATCGCGCAGATCTACGAGGGCACCAACGGCATCCAGGCACTCGACCTACTCGGGCGCAAGGTGGTGGCCAATGGCGGCGCCGCGCTGCGCCTGTTCGCCGGTGAAGTACGCGACTTCGCCCATGCCCATGAATCGCCCTTCGGTGATCGCCTGATGGAAGCACTGGAACGCCTGGAAGCAGTCAGTGGCTGGCTGCTGGAGCAAGCCAAGAGCGAACCCAACGCAGTCGGTGCCGCCTCGGTGGAGTACCTGCACCTGTTCGGCTACGTCGCCTACGCCTACATGTGGGCGCGCATGGCCACCGTGGCGCAAAGCAAGCTGGGTGAAGACGAAGCCTTCTACGGCAGCAAGCTGGCTACCGCCGAGTTCTTCTTCGCCCGTCTGCTGCCGCGCACCCTGAGCCTGGAAGCGAGTATTCGTGGTGGTAGCCAGCCGCTTTACGGTCTGGCCGCCGAGCAGTTCTAA
- a CDS encoding acetyl-CoA C-acetyltransferase, producing the protein MREVVIVAACRTAIGSFQGALSRIPAPQLGAAVIRELLARTGIEGEQIDEVILGQVLTAGSGQNPARQSVLLAGLPHTVPAMTLNKVCGSGLKAVILGAQAIRGGDAEIIIAGGQENMSLAPYVMPGARSGLRMGHAQLVDTMIQDGLWDAFNNYHMGITAENLAEQYGVTRAEQDAFALRSQQRAQAAIDSGRFASEIVPVEIPQRGAEPLRFAQDEQPRAGTSLDSLGKLRPAFKNDGTVTAGNASTLNDGAAAVLLMSAEKADELQLPVLARITAHASAGVDPAVMGIGPVFASCKALERAGWSLEQLDLIEANEAFAAQAIAVGRELHWDSAKVNVNGGAIALGHPIGASGCRILVSLIHEMQRRDARRGLATLCIGGGQGVALAIER; encoded by the coding sequence ATGCGTGAAGTCGTGATAGTCGCCGCCTGCCGTACCGCCATCGGCAGCTTTCAGGGCGCGTTGAGCCGCATACCCGCGCCGCAACTTGGCGCCGCGGTGATCCGTGAACTCCTGGCCCGCACGGGAATCGAGGGCGAGCAGATCGACGAAGTGATTCTCGGCCAGGTGCTCACCGCGGGTTCCGGGCAGAACCCGGCGCGCCAGAGTGTCCTGCTCGCCGGCCTGCCGCATACGGTGCCGGCCATGACCCTGAACAAGGTCTGCGGCTCCGGCCTCAAGGCGGTGATCCTCGGCGCCCAGGCCATTCGTGGTGGCGACGCAGAGATCATCATCGCCGGCGGCCAGGAGAACATGAGCCTGGCGCCCTACGTCATGCCCGGCGCCCGTAGCGGCCTGCGCATGGGCCATGCGCAATTGGTCGACACGATGATTCAGGACGGCCTGTGGGACGCCTTCAACAATTACCACATGGGCATTACCGCGGAGAATCTGGCCGAGCAGTACGGCGTCACCCGCGCCGAGCAGGACGCCTTCGCCCTGCGCTCGCAGCAGCGCGCCCAGGCCGCCATCGACTCAGGCCGTTTTGCCAGCGAGATCGTCCCCGTGGAAATTCCCCAGCGCGGCGCCGAACCGCTGCGTTTTGCCCAGGACGAACAGCCGCGCGCCGGCACCAGCCTGGACAGCCTCGGCAAGCTGCGCCCGGCCTTCAAGAACGACGGCACGGTGACCGCCGGCAACGCCTCGACGCTCAACGACGGCGCCGCTGCCGTACTGCTGATGAGCGCCGAGAAGGCCGATGAATTGCAACTGCCGGTGCTGGCGCGCATTACCGCCCACGCCAGCGCCGGGGTCGACCCGGCGGTGATGGGCATCGGCCCGGTATTCGCCAGTTGCAAGGCACTGGAGCGGGCCGGCTGGAGCCTGGAACAGCTCGACCTGATCGAGGCCAACGAAGCCTTCGCCGCCCAGGCCATCGCCGTCGGCCGCGAGCTGCATTGGGACAGCGCCAAGGTCAACGTCAACGGCGGCGCCATCGCCCTCGGCCACCCCATCGGCGCCTCCGGCTGCCGCATCCTGGTCAGCCTGATCCACGAGATGCAGCGCCGCGATGCCCGCCGTGGTCTGGCTACCCTGTGCATCGGCGGCGGCCAGGGCGTGGCGCTGGCCATCGAACGCTAG